GCGTCCGGACGCCGAACGCGGACCCGTCCACCGGTCGTCGCCCCGGGCCGGGCCCGGACGCGCCGGTCGGCCGCCGCGCCGCCGCGCCGGCCACGCCGGAGACCACCGGCGGACGGCACGAGACCGGCGACACCAGGAGCAACCGACCGGAGCGGCCGGCGGACTGGCTGCGCCAGGCCGGCCGTGGTCACCACAGCGACCCCGCCCCGCCGGCGGCACCCGCCGGTCCGCCTCCCGGCGACCGACGCGCGACCCCGACCGGACCGGCCGGCGTTGCCGTGCCACCCGGATCGGCCGCCGGCGCCCGGGGTGCCGCCCGGCCCGGAGCCGCGCCGCCTCCGGGCCCCGGCGTGCCCCCCGCCGGCACCGGGACCGACCTGCCGCCCGTCCGCCGGGGCGCGTCCGCGCCCACCGGCCGGCCACCCGCCCCGGACCGACCCGGTGTCGACACGCCACGACCCGGCGCGGCCGGTGCGGCGCCCCGCCGGGCGTCGTACGGCGTGAGCCCGACGGGCCGGTGCGCGGCTCCGCCCGTCCCGGTCCCGCCCCGGGCGGACCCGGCGCGGGCGCCGGCCGGTCCGGTCTCGACGGCCCGGCGCGCGGCGCGGCCCGGCCGGCCCCCGACGGCCCGGGGCGAGGCGGGCGTCGGCCTCGGCGTCCCCCCGCCCGGCACCCCCGGCCCGGCCCCGACGGACCTCCGCGCGCAGCCCGGCCCGACGTCGACGGACCTCCGCGCGCAGCCCGGCCCGGCCCCGACGGACCTCCGCGCGCAGCCCGGCCCGACGTCGACGGGCCTCCGCGCGGCACGGCCCGACCCGGCCCCGACGGGCCCTCGCGCGGCACGACCGGACCCGACGTCGACGGACCTCCGCGTGGCGCGGTCCGACCCGGCCCGGACGGGGCTCCGCGCGCAGCCCGGTCCGAGAGCGACGCGCCTCCGCGCGGCACGGTCCGCCCCGGCGTCGACGGATCTCCGCGCCAGGCCGGCCCGTCGGGCCCCGACGGACCGGTGCCCGGCCCGGCCCGGCCCGGCCCGGACGGGCCGGCGCGGGGCGCGGCACACCCAGGGGTGCGGCCGGACGGCCCGCTGCCCGGCGGCCCGGGCGAGGGGCCCGGCGGCCCGGACGCCGACGCGCGTACCGGTGGGCGGCCGGGGTGGCCCGGGCCGCCGCCGCGGTCGCCCGTCCCGCCGTCGGACCCGACGAACGGGTCACCGGCCGGGTGACCCCGCAACGGGCCGAGGCGGACGGGCCGACACCCGCGCCCTGGTCGTCCGGCTGCGCCGGCGGTGGCGCGTGCGGCCGTCGTACCCCGCCGGAGCCGGCGGGGCCGCGGCCGAAACGGCCGACGGACCGGCGCTGCGCCGGGCCGAGCAGGAACCGGCGGAGCCCGCCGCCGGCGGTGGCCTGCGGGCGCCCGGTCGGAGCTGCGCCGGCAGATGCGTGCCCGGCGGCGGCTCCGGATGGGCATCCTCGCGCTGGTCAGCCTGGTGCTGCTCGGCGCGGTACCGCTCTACTTCGGCATCCGCACGCTCGCCCGGGATCCGGTCTTCGACAACCTCGACGCGCTCGACGTGCCGGGCTGGGCGGCGGTGAAGACCGTCGACAACGTCAGCGGCAGCCGCTGGTGCCTGCAGGACTGCCGGCTGCGGGAGCGCACCGTCGAGTCGGAGCGGTCCGCGAAGGAGACCGGCCCGGTGTACGAGCGGGCCCTCGTCGCCGACGGCTGGCGACGCTGGAAGGTGGGCCGCTGCCCGGAGCAGCCGGCCAAGGGCAGCTACACCTGCTGGCGGCGCGACGAGCTCACCCTCGACCTGTGGGTACGCGACCCGACCTGCGCCCTGCCGCCGGTGAACGGTCAACCGGCGCCCTCTCCCGCGCCGTCGCCCGCAGCGGGGAAGTGCACCGGGTCGTTGGTGTCGGTGAAGGTGCGCAACGCGATCGACGACGAGCGGACCCGACCACAGCCGAGCACCGACCCGTCACTCACCGGTGAGGATCCGTTCCCCACCCTCACCGATGATCCACTCGGCGAGTTGACACGCTCACCGTCGTGAGCCGCTTTCCATCACGGACGGTAGGGTCTGGGGCTGGTGGGCCGTCCGCGCCCGCCGACCGGTGGTGGGTCGGCGTGCGGCGCAGCGGACAGGACGGTCGCCGCATCACGGGGCGTCGGGCCCCGGGACACTGCTTGAGGAGGACATGGGCGTGAGTGGTGGAGAGATCGCTTGGCTGATCCTGGCCGGCGCGTTCCTGATGCTGGTGCTCGTGCTGGCGGTGCCGATCCTGCGGCTGCGGCACACCGTGGACGCGACGACCCGCATGATCAACGACCTGAACGACCGCACCACGCCGTTGCTCGGTGACGTCAACACGACGGTGAAGAACGTCAACGTCGCGCTGGAGCAGGTGCAGACCTCCCTGGACGGGGTGAACCTCCAGCTCGCCAAGGTTGACACCATGACCACCCACGCGCAGAACGTCACGGCCAACGTGGCCAACCTGGCCACCGTGGTCTCCGCCGCCGCGGCGAACCCGCTGGTGAAGGTGGCCGCCTTCGGCTACGGCGTACGCCGGGCCGCCTCGGCCCGCCGGCACGCCGAGACCGAGCGTGAGGTGCGCGACACCATCAAGTCCCAGCGCCGGGCCGCCAAGCGCGGCAACGGTTGAGCCGCGACGACCGGGAGGATCGATCATGAGGCGGTTGTTCTGGCTCGGCATCGGGCTGGCGGTGGGCGTGCTGGTGGTCCGCAAGGCGACCCGGACCGCGCAGGCGTACACGCCGGCCGGCATCGCCAGCGGGCTGTCGGAATCCGCTGGCGGCCTCGTCGAGTCGCTGCGTAGCTTCGTGGAGGACGTCCGGATCGGGATGGCCGAACGCGAGCAGGAGATCCACGAGGCCTTCGCCCGCGGCGAGGCGTTCGACGACCAGTTCGCCGAGCTGCGGGAGGACCCGCGTATCGGCGACCGAGAGATTTTCCCGGAGGAGCACCAGCGATGAAGACGGCGGAGATCAAGCGGCGGTACCTCGCGCACTTCGAGGCGAACGGCCATGCCGTGGTGCCGTCCGCTCCGCTGCCCGCCATCAGTGACCCGAACCTGCTCTTCGTCAACGCCGGCATGGTGCAGTTCGTGCCCTACTTCCTGGGTCAGCAGACCGCGCCGTACTCCCGCGCGGTCAGCGTCCAGAAGTGCATCCGCACCCCGGACATCGACGAGGTCGGCAAGACCAGCCGGCACGGCACGTTCTTCCAGATGAACGGCAACTTCTCCTTCGGCGACTACTTCAAGGACGGGGCGATCCCGCTCGCCTGGGACCTGGTCACCAAGCCGGTCGAGGCGGGCGGCTTCGGGCTGGACGCGGAGCGGATCTGGCCGACCGTCTACCACGACGACGACGAGGCGTTCCAGATCTGGCGGTCGGTGGGCGTACCGGCCGAGCGGATCGTGCGGCGGGGCAAGAAGGACAACTTCTGGTCGATGGGCATTCCCGGCCCGGCCGGCCCCTGCTCGGAGCTGTTCTACGACCGTGGCCCGGAGTACGGTCGCGCCGGTGGTCCGGAGGTCGACGAGGACCGCTACATGGAGTTCTGGAACCTCGTCTTCATGCAGTACGACATCGCCGACGTCCGCAGCAAGGAGGAGTTCCGGATCGTCGGTGAGCTGCCGGCGAAGAACATCGACACCGGCATGGGCCTGGAGCGGATGGCCTCCATCCTGCAGGGCGTCGACAACCTCTACGAGATCGACGAGGTCCGCCCGATCCTGGACCGGGCCGCCGAGCTGACCGGCAAGCGGTACGGCGCCCACTCCGGCCACGTGGCCAGCGAGTCGCACCCGGACGACGTCCGGCTGCGGGTGATCGCCGACCACGTGCGGACCGCGCTGATGCTGATCGGCGACGGGGTCACCCCGTCGAACGAGGGCCGGGGCTACGTGCTGCGCCGGATCATGCGCCGGGCGATCCGCGCGGTCCGGCTGCTGGGCTACCAGGACCGGGCGCTGCCCGAGCTGCTGCCGGTGGCCCGGGACTGCATGGCCCCGTCGTACCCGGAGCTGGCCGAGGAGTTCGGCCGGATCTCCCAGTACGCGTACGCGGAGGAGGACGCGTTCCTCGCCACCCTGCGGGCGGGCACCACGATCCTGGACACCGCGATCGCGGAGACCAAGTCGTCGGGTCGGCCGGCGATCTCCGGTGACAAGGCGTTCCAGCTGCACGACACGTACGGCTTCCCGATCGACCTGACCCTGGAGATCGCGGCCGAGCAGGGGCTCCAGGTCGACGCGGAGGGCTTCCGCCGGCTGATGGCCGACCAGCGCAGCCGGGCCAAGGCGGACGCGCGGGCGCGCAAGACGGGGCACACCGACGTGTCGGCGTACCGGTCGGTGCTGGAATCCGGCGGCGCGGTCGAGTTCACCGGCTACACCGAGCTGAACCGGGAGTCCCGGGTGCGGGCGCTGCTCTCCGGCGGCGCGACGGTCGGCGCGGCGGTCGAGGGCGACACCGTCGAGCTGGTGCTGGACACCACCCCGTTCTATGCCGAGGGCGGCGGCCAGCAGCCCGACCAGGGCCTGATCACGGTCGGCGGCGGCCAGGTCGAGGTCTTCGACGTGCAGCAGCCGGTGCCGGGGCTGATCGTGCACCGGGCCCGGGTGCTCCGGGGCGAGGTGCGTGCCGGCGAGACCGGGTACGCCGAGATCGACGTGTCCCGGCGGCGGGCGATCTCCCGCTCGCACACCGCCACCCACCTGGTGCACCAGACCATGCGCAACTTCCTCGGCGAGTCGGCGACCCAGGCGGGTTCGCTGAACGCGCCGGGCCGGCTGCGGTTCGACTTCAACACCCCGACCGGGGTGGCGCCGAGCGTGCTGCACGACGTGGAGCAGCAGGTCAACGAGGTGCTGCTGGCCGACATGGAGGTGCACGCCTTCATCACCACACAGGAGGAGGCCCGCCGGATCGGCGCGATGGCCCTGTTCGGCGAGAAGTACGGCGAGCGGGTCCGGGTCGTCGAGGTCGGCGACTACGCCCGCGAGCTGTGCGGCGGCACGCACGTGGCCCGGTCGGCGCAGCTCGGCCTGGTGAAGATCCTCTCCGAGGCGTCGGTCGGCTCGGGCGTACGCCGGATCGAGGCGCTGGTCGGCATGGACGCCTTCGGCTTCCTGGCCCGGGAGCACCTGCTGGTGTCCCGGCTGGCGGAGCTGTTCCGGGTGCCCGGCGAGCAGGTGGCCGACCGGGTGGAGCAGACCGTCACCCAGCTCCGCGACGCGGAGAAGGAGCTGGAGAAGCTCCGCGCCCAGCTGGTGCTGGGCGGTGCGGCGGCGCTCGCGGCGCAGGCGAAGGACGTGCACGGGGTCGCGTACGTCGGCACCGAGGCGCCCGAGGGCGCGGCCGGCAACGACGTGCGGACCCTCGCGCAGGAGATCCGGGGCCGGATCGACCCGGCGCGGCCGGCGGTGGTGGCCGTGGCGGCCCGGGCCAACGGGAAGGCCTCCCTGGTGGTGGCCGTCAACCAGGCGGCCCGGAGCCGGGGAGTGACCGCGAAGGACCTGGTCAAGGCGGCCTTCTCGGGCCGGGGTGGTGGCAGCGACGACCTGGCCCAGGGTGGTGGCCTGCCCGCGGCGGAAGCGCCGAAGCTGCTGCTCACCGTGGAGAAGGCGATCGCCGAGGCGTGATGACGCACCAGCAGGTGCCAGGGCGGACCGACCCGGTCCGCCCTGGCCCCGTTCACGGGAGATGTCCGACAGATGGTTGAGTTGTCCCGTGGTGTCCGGCTCGGCGTGGACGTCGGTCAGGTCCGGGTGGGCGTGGCCCGGTCCGATCCGCACGGCATCCTGGCCACCCCGCTGGTCACCCTGGCCCGGGACCTGACCGCCGAGCCCGACGCGGTGCCCGCCGACATGGCGCAGCTGGTGGACCTGATAGCGGAGCACGAAGCGGTGGAGGTCGTCCTCGGCCTTCCGGTCAACCTCGCCGGCAGACACGGGCCTGCGGCGGCACATGTGTCGGCGTACGCTGCCCGACTGGCCGATGTAATAGCGCCGGTTCCGGTGACGCTGACGGACGAGAGGATGTCGACCGTCGTGGCGAGTCGTAGGCTGGCCGAACGGGGCGTCCGGGGAAAGCGCCAACGGGCGGTGGTCGACCAGGCCGCCGCCGTGGAGATTCTGCAGAGCTGGCTGGACGCGCAGCGGAGGCGGACCTGATGATCGACGATCTGGATCTGGGATTCGACGAGCCGGAGAGGGGGGAGAAGGGCCGGCATCGCCGTGGCGCCGTCAACAAGCGCAACGGCAAGTCCGGCGGCCGGGGCAAGACGATCTTCGCCCTGCTGATGGCCCTGGTCCTGCTGGGCGGCATCGGTGGCGTCGGTTATGTCGGCTTCGACCGGATCCGCAACCACTTCGTCACCCCGGACTACGACGGTCCCGGCACCGGTGAGGCGATGGTCGAGGTGAAGGCCGGCGACACGCTCACCGACATCGGCAACTCCCTCTACGACGCCGGTGTGGTGAAGAGCACCAAGGCCTTCATCGAGGCCGCCGACGCGAACTCCCGCAGCAAGAACATCCAGGTCGGGCGGTACAAGGTCCGCAAGCAGATGAAGGCCGCGGACGTGATCCCGCTGATGCTCGACCCGAAGAGCCGGATCGTCAACGGGGTGACCATCCCCGAGGGCACGATCAGCCTGGCGATCTACGACATCCTCTCCAAGCAGACCAAGATCCCGGTGGCCGACTTCAAGGCCGCCGCGAAGGATCCGGTCGCGCTGGGGGTGCCGGAGTTCTGGTTCAAGCGCAACGACGGCAAGAAGAGCGCGAAGAGCGTCGAGGGCTTCCTCTTCCCGGCCACCTACGAGATCCCGCCGAAGGCCACCGCCGAGCAGATCCTGAAGATGATGGTGGCGCAGTTTCTCGCCGTCACCCAGCAGATGAACTTCGTCGACAAGGCGCAGCAGGAGCGGAAGATCTCCCCGTACGAGGCGCTGATCACCGCGTCCATCGCCCAGGCCGAGTCGGTCAACCACGAGGACATGCCGAAGGTCGCCCGGGTGATCTACAACCGGGTCTACACCGACAAGTACCACTGCAAGTGCCTGGAGATCGACAGCGCGATCAACTACTGGCTGCGGATCCAGGGCAAGGACCCCAAGGACTCGGATGTCATTAAGCAGTCCGAGATCAACGACCCGAAGAACCCGTACCGCACACACGGCGTCGATGGGCTGACCATTACCCCGATCAGCAACCCGGGTGAGGAAGCGCTCAAGGGCGCGGTGAACCCGCCGGCCGGGGACTGGATCTACTTCATGACCATCGACCAGAAGGGCACGATGGGCTACGGCAGTAACGATGCCGAGTACATCAAGCTCCGGAAGACGATGTGCACCAACAAGGTGTTGACCGGGGAGAACTGCCGATTTTGAGAGCCGCCGTCGTCGGTAAGCCGATCGCCCACTCGCTCTCCCCGGTGATCCACACCGCCGGCTATGCGGCGGCCGGGCTGACCGGGTGGTCGTACACCCGGATCGAGTGCGGGGAGTCGGAGCTCGCCGGCCTGGTCGCCGGCCTGGGCCCGGAGTGGGCCGGGCTGTCGGTGACCATGCCGGGCAAGGAGGCGGCGCTCGCGCTCGCCGACGAGGTCTCGCCGGTCGCCGCCGCCGTCGGGGCCGCCAACACGCTGGTACGCCGCCCCGACGGCACCTGGTACGCGGACAACACCGACGTCGCCGGCATGGTGGACGTGCTGAGCGCCGCCGGGGTGGCGACCGGGGCGACGGTCACCGTGCTCGGCGCGGGCGGCACCGCGCGGGCGGCGCTCGCGGCGGCGGCCCGGCTCGGTGCCGCCGAGGTGACCGTGGTGGCCCGCCGGCCGGAGGCGTGCGAGGAACTGTTGCCGGTGGCCCGCGCCGTCGGGGTGCCCCTCGCCCCGGCCGCCTGGGACGACGCTCCCGCGCACGCCCGGGCCGACGTGGTGATCTCCACCGTGCCGAAGGGCGTCGCCGACCCGCTCGCCGAGAACTTCGACTGGCGACCGGACACGGTCTTCTTCGACGCGCTCTACGACCCGTGGCCGACGCCGCTGGCCGCCGCGGCCCTCGCCGCCGGCTGCCGGGTGGTCTCCGGGCTGGACCTGCTGCTGGCCCAGGCGGTCGGGCAGTTCGCGCAGTTCACCGGAGTGGACCCGCCGGTGGAGGCGATGCGCGCCGCGCTGGTGGCCGCCCGTCGCACCGACTGACCGCGGTGCACCGGCATCCGCCCGGACTGTCCACCGCGTCCGCAGGGCGGGACGCGGCGGGCACGGCGTCGGGGCGGGCACCCGGCGTGACAGACTGACCGCTGTGTTGCGCTGGCTGACTGCAGGTGAATCGCACGGACCCGCCCTCGTCGCGATGCTGGAGGGGGTGCCCGCCGGGATCGAGGTGACCACCACCGAGATCGCCGACGAGCTGGCCCGCCGCCGGCTCGGCTACGGCCGGGGTGCCCGAATGTCGTTCGAGCGGGACGAGGTCGAGCTCATCGGCGGCCTCCGGCACGGCGTCACCCTGGGCAGCCCGGTCGCCATCCGGGTGGGCAACTCCGAGTGGCCCAAGTGGCAGACGGTGATGGCCGCCGACCCGGTGGACCCGCAGGAGCTGGCCGCGCAGGCCCGCAACGCGCCGCTGACCCGCCCCCGGCCGGGCCACGCCGACCTGGCCGGCATGCAGAAGTACGGCCACACCGACGCCCGCCCGATCCTGGAGCGGGCCAGCGCCCGGGAGACCGCCGCCCGGGTCGCCGTCGGCACCGTCGCCAAGGCGCTGCTGCGGCAGGCCCTCGGCGTCGAGATCGTCTCGCACGTGGTGGAGCTGGGCCCGGTGGCCGCCAAGCCGGGGCTGCGCCCCACCCCGGAGGACGCCGCGCGGATCGACGCCGACCCGCTGCGCTGCCTCGATCCGGAGGCCAGCGCCCGGATGGTCGCCGAGGTCGACGCCGCGAAGAAGGCCGCCGACACGCTCGGCGGCGTGGTCGAGGTGCTGGCGTACGGGGTGCCGCCAGGGCTGGGCAGCCACGTCCAGTGGGACCGCAAGCTCGACGCCCGGCTGGCGACCGCGCTGATGTCCATCCAGGCGATCAAGGGCGTGGAGATCGGCGACGGCTGGCAGCAGGCCCGCTCCCGGGGCTCCGAGGCGCACGACGAGATCATTCCCACCGTGACCGGCGTCCGCCGGGTCACCGACCGGGCCGGTGGCCTGGAGGGCGGCATCACCACCGGCGAGCCGCTGCGAGTGAAGGCGGCGATGAAGCCGATCTCGTCGCTGAACCGGGCCCTCTCGACGGTCGACGTGACCACCGGTGAGCCGGCCACCGCCATCAACCAGCGTTCCGACGTCTGCGCGGTGCCCGCCGCGGCGGTCGTCGCCGAGGCGATGGTGGCGCTGGTGCTGGCCGAGGCGGCGGTGGAGAAGTTCGGCGGCGACTCGGTCGCGGAGATCCGCCGCAACCTGACCGGCTACCTCGACGCGCTGGTGATCCGGTGACCGGCCTCGACGGGGAGCACGTGCCGCTGACCCGGCCGGTCTGCGTGCTGGTCGGAGCGCCCGGCTCCGGCAAGACCACCGTCGGGCAGGCACTCGCCGACGCGTTGGGCGTCGAGTTCCGGGACACCGACGCCGACATCGAGCAGTTGGCCGGCAAGCCGATCCCGGAGATCTTCGTGGACGAGGGGGAGGAGCACTTCCGTACCCTCGAACGGGCGGCGGTGGCGGCGGCGCTGGCGTCGCACGGTGGCGTGCTCGCCCTCGGCGGCGGCGCGATCCTCGCCGAGGAGAACCGGGCCGCGCTGATCGGACACACGGTGGTGCACCTGTCGGTGGAGCTGCCCGACGCGGTGCAGCGGGTCGGGTTGGGCGCGGGTCGGCCGCTGCTGGCGATCAACCCACGGGCCACGCTGAAGCACCTGATGGAGCAGCGCCGCCCGCTCTACGCGGAGGTGGCCACCGCCACCGTGATCACCGACGGGCGCACCCCGGAGGAGCTGGCCGCCGAGGTCGCCGCCCTGCTCAAGCCCTGAGCGCCGCCTGCCGCACCCGCGTCGACTCCGGGCGCCAGGTGACGAGCAGGGTGAGGGCGAGCAGGATCTCGGCGAGGTCACCGCCGTAGTACATGAGCGTCGCCGCGGCGCGCAGCTCGCCCACCGTCGCCGGGACGTCGACCAGCAGGCCGGCGTAGAGCAGCTGGGCGATCGTGGCGTGCGCCGCCACCGCGAGGCCGAGCACCACCAGCCGGACCGGCACCCGGGGCCGGTGCGGGCCCGGGTCGGGGCCGGCGATCGACCACGCGAAGAGGTATCCGCTGAGCGCGAAGTGCAGGTGCACCAGACCGTGCAGCGGCGGACTCTCCAGGGTGGCCCGGTAGAGCGGCGTCAGTAGGAGCAGCCAGAGACCTCCGGCGGTGAGCAGCAGCCCGGTCACCGGGTGGGCGAGGACCCGGGCGAGGGGGTGCCGCAGCAGGCGGAGTGCCGCCCGACCGACCCGCCGGTCCACCGTGCGCAACACCAACGTGCCCGGTGCGCCGAGCACCAGGGCCAGCGGGGCCAGCATGCCGAGCAGCAGGTGCTGCCACATGTGTCCGGGCAGGCCGCGCACCGGCCAGGCCAGGCCGGCGACGATCAGCGCCGCGCCGAGGCCGAAGCTCACCGTCCGCCGGTGGTCCCAGCCGCGCCCGCCGTCGTCCCGCAGCGCAGCGGCCAGATAGGCCCAGAACAGCACCAGGGGTACGAGCGCCACGAGCGGGAAGCCGCCGTCCGGGTGCCCGGGGTGGGCGGGTGTCACGGCCGCTCGGCGCAGAGGTCGACCGCCGTGGCCCGGCGCTGGACGGCCCAGCCGACCCCGACCAGCAGCGCGCCGAGGACGAGGAAGCCGAGGTCCCAGGCGAGCTGGTGCGGCCCGCCGTGGACGTGGTGGATACCGAGGATCTGGTGGTCGACAATCCCCTCGACCAGGTTGAACAGCCCCCAGCCGACCAGCGCCCAGCCCCACAGGGCGGGGGAGCGCCACAGCCGGCCCCGGGAGCGGGTGACCCGGGAATAGAGCAGGGCCAGCCCGGTCAGTACCGCCACCCAGGTCACCACGTGGAACAGCCCGTCCCACAGGGTGTTCATCTGCAACCCGGGCACGGTGTCCACCGGATACGCCTTGATCCCGATCCGGTCCGTGGCGGTGCTGCTGAGCATGTGGTGCCACTGGAGGAGCTGGTGCAGGACGATGCCGTCGGCGAACCCGCCGAGGCCGACGCCGAGGATCGTCGCCGGCACCCTGATGTCCGCTCCGTCGATGGTCGTTCGGTTCATGCCCGTACCTCCGCCGCTGGTGGTCGGCCCCCAGGATCACTCCCCGTGCTCGTCAGGTCAACCGTCCGCGACGGTCCGGGGTGGCCACGAAGTGGGCAGTGCCCGCCCGGCGGCCGTCCACTCGACTAGGCTGCCCGCGATGGACGAGGTGACCCGGATTCCGGTCGGCGGCGAGCGGCCGTACGACGTGCTGGTGGGACGCGACCTGCTCGACCCGCCACCCCTGCTGCTGCCCGACGCGGAACGGGTGGCCTTCCTGCACGCGCCCCCGCTGAAGGCCCTGGCCGAAGGGCTCGCCGAACGGGTCCGCGCGACCGGGGTGACGCCCCTGCTGATCGAGGTGCCGGACGCCGAGGCGGGCAAGCAGATCGACGTCGCCGCCGACTGCTGGGACCGGCTCGGCGCGGCCGGGTTCACCCGTACCGATGCGGTGGTGGGGGTGGGTGGCGGCGCCGTCACCGACCTGGCCGGCTTCGTGGCGGCCTGCTGGCTGCGCGGGGTGCGCTGGGTGCCGGTGGCGACCTCGCTGCTCGGCATGGTCGACGCGGCGGTCGGCGGCAAGACCGGCGTCAACACGGCGGCCGGCAAGAACCTGGTCGGCGCCTTCCACCCGCCGGCCGGGGTGATCTGCGACCTCGCCACGCTGGACAGCCTGCCCCCGGCCGACCTGGCCGCCGGGATGGCCGAGGTGGTCAAGTGCGGCTTCATCGCCGACCCGGTCATCCTCGACCTGGTCGAGCGGGACCCGGCCGCCGCGCTCGACCCGACCGGCCCGGTGGCCCGGGAGCTGATCGAACGCGCGATCCGGGTCAAGGCCGAGGTGGTCTCCGGTGACCTGCGCGAGTCCGGGGTGCGCGAGGTGCTGAACTACGGGCACACCCTGGCCCACGCGATCGAGAAGGTGGAGGGCTACCGCTGGCGGCACGGGCACGCGGTCGCGGTGGGTCTCGTCTACGCCGCCACGCTGGCCCGGCTGGCCGGCCGGCTGGACGCGGCGACCGCCGAGCGGCACCGCACCGCGGTGGCCGCGCTGGGCCTGCCGACCAGTTATCCCGCCGACGCCTGGCCGCAGCTGCTGGCGGCGATGCGGGTCGACAAGAAGGCCCGCGGCAGCACGCTGCGGTTCGTGGTCCTCGACGGGCCGGCCCGCCCGGCGATCCTGGCCGGTCCGGACGACGACCTGCTGCACGCCGCCTACCGGGAGATCGCGTCTTGAGGGTGTACGTGCTCAACGGCCCCAACCTGGGTCGGCTCGGCACCCGGCAGGTCGACGTCTACGGCGTGACCAGCTATGCCGACCTGGTGGACCGCTGCGTGCGGACCGGCCGCGAGCTGGGCCTGGACGTGGTCGTCCGGCAGACCGACGCGGAGCACGAACTGCTCGGCTGGCTGCACGCGGCGGCCGACGAGCAGGCGGCGGTGGTGCTCAATCCGGCGGCCTGGTCGCACTACTCGATCGCGGTCCGGGACGCCTGCGCCATGCTGCGCGGGCCGCTGGTCGAGGTGCACATCTCCAACATCCACGCCCGCGAGGAGTTCCGGCACCACTCGGTGGTCTCGGCCGTGGCGACCGGGGTGATCTGCGGGCTGGGCGTGGACGGCTACCGTCTCGCCCTGCACCACCTGGCCGCCCGCCGCGACGCCGACGCCTGACTCGCGCCCGATCGGCCCTCGGGCGGTCCCTCAGCCATGGTCAGTCACGGTGACTCTCCGTGCCGGGTCGCTGCGTTGCGCTGCGTGACGGGCAGCGTGCCCGGTCGGCACCCCTCGTTGCGGCTCCTTTGCTCTGCATACATATCCGCAGCACCCCGTTGAGCTGGTCCTTTGTCCGTCCGCCGAGCTGGGCAGTGTCGTGACAATGGTCACCTCGGGTGACTGCTGCGTCCGTGGCTGCAGAGCAGAGGGCCGACGGGGGCGGTGTGGTCGGTGACGGGGAAATGGCGGTGCGTGACAGACCTCGCGGCGACCGGGGCGGCGGGCGGCGCAGCGCGGAGCCCCGGTTCGACACAGCTAGTAGACTTTGCAGGTCTGTCCGCCAATTGATGATCAAGGCAGGAAATGGCCACCACCAACGAGCTCAAGAACGGCCTCGTACTCAACCTCGACGGAGATCTCTGGGCCGTCGTCGAGTTCCAGCACGTCAAGCCCGGTAAGGGTGGCGCCTTCGTGCGTACCACGCTGAAGAACGTG
The Micromonospora sp. R77 DNA segment above includes these coding regions:
- a CDS encoding DUF2243 domain-containing protein, translating into MNRTTIDGADIRVPATILGVGLGGFADGIVLHQLLQWHHMLSSTATDRIGIKAYPVDTVPGLQMNTLWDGLFHVVTWVAVLTGLALLYSRVTRSRGRLWRSPALWGWALVGWGLFNLVEGIVDHQILGIHHVHGGPHQLAWDLGFLVLGALLVGVGWAVQRRATAVDLCAERP
- a CDS encoding cytochrome c oxidase assembly protein; the encoded protein is MTPAHPGHPDGGFPLVALVPLVLFWAYLAAALRDDGGRGWDHRRTVSFGLGAALIVAGLAWPVRGLPGHMWQHLLLGMLAPLALVLGAPGTLVLRTVDRRVGRAALRLLRHPLARVLAHPVTGLLLTAGGLWLLLLTPLYRATLESPPLHGLVHLHFALSGYLFAWSIAGPDPGPHRPRVPVRLVVLGLAVAAHATIAQLLYAGLLVDVPATVGELRAAATLMYYGGDLAEILLALTLLVTWRPESTRVRQAALRA
- a CDS encoding shikimate kinase; this translates as MTRPVCVLVGAPGSGKTTVGQALADALGVEFRDTDADIEQLAGKPIPEIFVDEGEEHFRTLERAAVAAALASHGGVLALGGGAILAEENRAALIGHTVVHLSVELPDAVQRVGLGAGRPLLAINPRATLKHLMEQRRPLYAEVATATVITDGRTPEELAAEVAALLKP
- the aroQ gene encoding type II 3-dehydroquinate dehydratase, yielding MRVYVLNGPNLGRLGTRQVDVYGVTSYADLVDRCVRTGRELGLDVVVRQTDAEHELLGWLHAAADEQAAVVLNPAAWSHYSIAVRDACAMLRGPLVEVHISNIHAREEFRHHSVVSAVATGVICGLGVDGYRLALHHLAARRDADA
- the aroB gene encoding 3-dehydroquinate synthase, yielding MDEVTRIPVGGERPYDVLVGRDLLDPPPLLLPDAERVAFLHAPPLKALAEGLAERVRATGVTPLLIEVPDAEAGKQIDVAADCWDRLGAAGFTRTDAVVGVGGGAVTDLAGFVAACWLRGVRWVPVATSLLGMVDAAVGGKTGVNTAAGKNLVGAFHPPAGVICDLATLDSLPPADLAAGMAEVVKCGFIADPVILDLVERDPAAALDPTGPVARELIERAIRVKAEVVSGDLRESGVREVLNYGHTLAHAIEKVEGYRWRHGHAVAVGLVYAATLARLAGRLDAATAERHRTAVAALGLPTSYPADAWPQLLAAMRVDKKARGSTLRFVVLDGPARPAILAGPDDDLLHAAYREIAS